The Sphingobacteriaceae bacterium genomic interval AGGTCCACCGGGACGAAAGGGAAATCACCGACGGCCACCGGATCCTGCTGGTGGACCGGCGGGACGGCCGGCGGCAGGTGGCCCGCCTCATTTCCACCGACCCCCTGGACTATCTGAACGAGGCATATTTCCCCGGAACCCAACTACCTTAACCCAGACGG includes:
- a CDS encoding YlzJ-like family protein; the protein is MFDPGPMPVPACLIWTVMPPEQWLAGWDQVHRDEREITDGHRILLVDRRDGRRQVARLISTDPLDYLNEAYFPGTQLP